One genomic window of Ruminococcus gauvreauii includes the following:
- a CDS encoding aspartate aminotransferase family protein — MSRNEEIFKEAEQYLVSGASAGQRYNGVLNMPLYMDHADGAYLYDVDGNKYIDYHGGSGAALFGHNHPKIKEAVEKSVERGFFMNYDTEETVELAKLVREVFPGCEKIRLANTGSEATQGAIRLARGYTGRNLVLKFEGHFHGMHENIWFNHNDVRAELGDGIVETVPDSQGFQLNAKDSVVVVKFNDLDALEAAVKKYRDQIACLIMEPISFNCGCLETRPGFLKSVRDICTREEILLIFDEVICGLRMRPGSAQKRYNVIPDLTTTAKAIGGGIPIAIVGGKAEIMDHFSPKGPVVMSGTYTGALMSVMASVACIKTAMEPGFYDHIEALGDRLFNGIDDLFRKYGLKGHVRGVGARFAIYFGIDNPDDDYDFRKVAAEFDRDTDRRFVTEAVKSGLWFHDTSTKITPAHRALMSAHSMQDMDDTLERMDQIFRTL; from the coding sequence ATGAGCAGAAACGAGGAAATTTTTAAAGAAGCTGAGCAATATCTTGTAAGCGGAGCATCCGCAGGACAGAGGTACAATGGCGTACTTAACATGCCGCTTTACATGGATCATGCAGACGGAGCCTATCTTTATGATGTGGATGGGAACAAATACATAGATTATCATGGAGGTTCAGGTGCTGCACTGTTCGGGCATAATCATCCGAAGATCAAAGAGGCGGTTGAGAAGTCTGTTGAGAGAGGATTTTTCATGAACTACGATACGGAGGAGACGGTTGAGCTGGCGAAACTGGTTCGTGAAGTCTTCCCGGGCTGTGAAAAGATCAGACTTGCAAACACTGGTTCTGAGGCTACACAGGGTGCGATCCGCCTGGCAAGAGGCTATACGGGAAGAAACCTTGTGCTGAAATTCGAAGGTCATTTCCATGGTATGCACGAGAATATCTGGTTCAACCATAACGATGTGAGAGCAGAGCTGGGGGACGGGATTGTTGAGACGGTTCCGGATTCCCAGGGATTTCAGCTGAATGCGAAAGACAGTGTTGTGGTTGTGAAATTCAATGATCTGGATGCGCTTGAGGCAGCTGTTAAAAAATACAGGGACCAGATTGCATGCCTGATCATGGAACCGATCAGCTTCAACTGCGGATGCCTCGAGACGCGCCCGGGATTCCTTAAGAGTGTTCGCGATATCTGCACACGGGAGGAAATCCTGCTTATCTTTGACGAGGTTATCTGCGGACTGAGAATGAGACCGGGTTCGGCTCAGAAGCGCTACAATGTGATCCCTGATCTGACCACAACGGCGAAGGCGATCGGCGGAGGGATCCCTATCGCAATTGTAGGCGGAAAAGCTGAGATCATGGACCATTTCAGTCCAAAGGGACCGGTTGTTATGTCCGGGACGTATACAGGCGCACTCATGTCCGTTATGGCATCTGTGGCATGTATTAAAACTGCCATGGAGCCGGGATTCTATGATCACATCGAAGCGTTGGGTGACAGATTGTTTAACGGAATCGATGACCTGTTCAGGAAATACGGTCTGAAAGGCCATGTACGCGGCGTCGGTGCCCGGTTTGCCATTTACTTTGGCATCGATAACCCGGATGACGACTATGATTTTCGTAAGGTTGCAGCAGAGTTTGACCGTGATACAGATCGGAGATTTGTCACGGAAGCAGTTAAGAGCGGTCTGTGGTTCCATGACACATCGACAAAGATCACGCCTGCACACCGTGCGCTGATGTCCGCGCATTCCATGCAGGATATGGACGATACACTGGAGAGAATGGATCAGATATTCAGGACGCTGTAA
- a CDS encoding Rpn family recombination-promoting nuclease/putative transposase, with protein sequence MRARDVLTKEYLSDSSRFADLMNVFYFGGQPVIRPEDVQEMSSEVTVIRKHADELLTTFGFRDVLRKVACGTQFVVMGIEEQSEVHYAMPVRVMEYDTAEYGRQVREKKKLHREQKDLRGSEFLSGFSRKDRLLPTITLVLYFGERWDGARSLHELLDFTEWADHLRKIVADYPLHILEVLKYPNINLFQTDLGLVFGFLQNAKKKDSLKEFISIHKNQFADLREDAYDVIAELANAAELGVQKKEYLNENGGIDMCQAIQEMIEEGRNEGSKMKAYKTAENLFTKGFSAEETALLVEENPETIAAWYKEFASML encoded by the coding sequence GTGCGGGCGAGAGATGTATTGACAAAAGAATATCTAAGTGACAGCAGTCGGTTTGCCGATCTGATGAATGTCTTTTATTTTGGGGGACAGCCGGTGATCCGGCCGGAGGATGTGCAGGAGATGAGCAGCGAGGTAACTGTCATCCGGAAGCATGCAGATGAGTTATTAACAACTTTTGGATTCCGTGATGTTTTGCGAAAGGTTGCGTGTGGAACGCAGTTTGTTGTTATGGGAATCGAGGAACAGAGCGAGGTGCATTATGCCATGCCGGTGCGGGTCATGGAGTATGATACCGCGGAGTACGGGCGTCAGGTTCGGGAAAAGAAAAAACTGCACAGAGAACAGAAAGATCTGCGCGGGTCAGAATTTTTATCTGGTTTTTCGCGAAAGGACCGGCTGCTGCCAACCATAACGCTGGTGCTTTATTTCGGAGAACGGTGGGATGGGGCGAGAAGTCTGCATGAACTGCTGGATTTTACAGAATGGGCCGATCATCTTAGAAAGATAGTGGCGGATTATCCGCTGCATATACTGGAAGTGCTGAAGTATCCGAATATCAACCTGTTTCAGACGGATCTGGGACTGGTCTTTGGGTTCTTACAAAATGCAAAGAAGAAGGACAGCCTGAAAGAATTTATAAGTATTCATAAAAACCAATTTGCAGATCTAAGGGAAGATGCGTATGATGTGATTGCTGAGCTGGCAAATGCTGCCGAACTTGGAGTACAGAAAAAGGAGTATCTGAATGAGAACGGAGGGATTGATATGTGTCAGGCGATTCAGGAAATGATTGAAGAGGGCAGAAATGAGGGTTCTAAAATGAAAGCATATAAGACCGCAGAGAATCTGTTTACCAAAGGGTTTTCAGCAGAAGAAACAGCACTGCTGGTAGAGGAAAATCCGGAGACAATTGCCGCGTGGTATAAGGAATTTGCCAGCATGCTGTAA
- a CDS encoding RbsD/FucU domain-containing protein: protein MKRRILNERLAAIVASIRHGEMLFIADSGSGTCQKALYPLDPDVEYLDVEVVTGSPRFEDIVRTLAEAGDFEGAIIAEDMPDQNPADYGVLVELFGKEKVREINYAPDYYDLRNRCKAVVQTGDVGIHAQAVLIAGYPSADIDIEVLLGRKKFTTVPKKDRT from the coding sequence ATGAAGAGAAGAATTTTAAATGAAAGATTAGCAGCCATTGTAGCGAGCATTCGCCACGGAGAAATGTTGTTTATCGCCGATTCCGGAAGCGGAACGTGTCAAAAGGCATTATATCCGCTGGATCCGGATGTGGAATATCTGGATGTGGAGGTGGTCACCGGTTCTCCGCGTTTTGAGGATATCGTAAGAACACTTGCGGAGGCGGGAGACTTTGAGGGAGCGATTATCGCCGAGGATATGCCGGATCAGAACCCTGCTGATTATGGAGTTCTGGTTGAACTTTTTGGAAAAGAAAAGGTGAGGGAAATCAATTATGCTCCGGATTACTACGATTTGAGGAACCGGTGCAAAGCGGTTGTGCAGACTGGTGATGTGGGGATCCATGCACAGGCTGTGCTGATTGCAGGATATCCGAGTGCAGATATCGATATCGAGGTCCTGCTGGGCCGGAAAAAGTTTACGACAGTGCCGAAGAAAGACAGAACATAG
- a CDS encoding MFS transporter: MEKIKTRLSLKSKAGYMFGGAAQTTIVTLINVVLTYFYTNVMGLNIAKVALIMLISRFFDGASDVVAGAIIDRTRSKYGKARPWLLRMAIPHLVGLIAMFTVPPSSEMFQLVYIFIAYNFANTVVNTMAGLALSSLNSLMTRDSNERGQLNAFRQFGAPIMELAISAITIPAANYLGGDQKAWIIVITCFSVIATLCYLLCFLWSKETAPEERGVSGEAVPVGKAFQAVLKNKYWFICLIVWIMCTFYLTISGTNLSYYCQYLMGNVEYMSILTTAEKLATIILTAVAVPLLLRRTGKRNMMLIGSCVVAAGHALAFIAPLNLTLAVAAAVLRGSGIALCFAVLFAMIADCVEYGQWKTSLRTEGIIFCAATVGQKFGQGIASAIVGGLLNGAGYDGTLAVQSPAAEGMITNIYLFTPILCFGIIAVFMLFYKLDVEMPGIMRDLEARKEKAA; encoded by the coding sequence ATGGAAAAGATAAAAACCAGGCTCTCCCTGAAGTCCAAGGCCGGATATATGTTCGGAGGTGCAGCCCAGACCACGATTGTCACGCTGATCAATGTAGTGCTGACCTATTTCTACACCAATGTCATGGGACTCAATATTGCAAAAGTAGCCCTTATTATGTTGATCAGCCGATTCTTTGACGGTGCCAGCGATGTTGTTGCAGGTGCCATCATAGACAGGACCCGGTCAAAATACGGGAAGGCGCGTCCGTGGCTGCTGCGCATGGCAATCCCTCATCTGGTCGGCCTTATCGCCATGTTTACTGTTCCGCCTTCCTCGGAGATGTTTCAGCTGGTATACATATTTATTGCATACAACTTTGCCAACACTGTCGTAAATACAATGGCAGGACTGGCGCTCAGTTCGCTGAATTCCCTGATGACCCGTGACAGCAATGAACGCGGACAGCTGAATGCCTTCCGCCAGTTCGGCGCTCCGATCATGGAACTTGCAATCTCAGCGATCACGATTCCGGCAGCCAATTATCTGGGAGGGGATCAGAAGGCCTGGATCATCGTTATCACCTGCTTTTCAGTAATTGCTACGCTTTGTTATCTGCTCTGTTTCCTCTGGTCTAAAGAGACAGCGCCGGAGGAGCGGGGCGTTTCCGGGGAAGCGGTTCCGGTGGGAAAAGCGTTTCAGGCGGTGCTGAAGAATAAGTACTGGTTCATTTGCCTGATTGTCTGGATCATGTGTACTTTTTACCTTACCATCTCCGGCACGAACCTCTCGTATTACTGTCAGTATCTTATGGGAAATGTGGAATATATGAGCATTCTGACAACGGCAGAAAAACTGGCGACCATTATTCTGACAGCGGTGGCAGTTCCCTTACTGCTGAGGAGGACTGGCAAGAGAAATATGATGCTGATCGGTTCCTGTGTGGTGGCAGCAGGACATGCACTGGCCTTTATTGCACCGCTGAACCTGACGCTGGCAGTTGCAGCTGCGGTGCTGCGGGGTTCGGGAATCGCTCTTTGCTTTGCCGTTCTTTTTGCAATGATAGCAGATTGTGTGGAGTATGGGCAGTGGAAGACTTCACTCAGAACGGAGGGGATCATCTTCTGTGCCGCGACTGTGGGACAAAAATTCGGTCAGGGGATTGCCAGTGCCATTGTCGGCGGACTTCTGAACGGTGCCGGATACGACGGCACACTGGCAGTGCAGAGTCCGGCTGCTGAAGGCATGATAACCAATATCTATCTGTTCACACCGATTCTGTGCTTTGGAATCATTGCAGTATTCATGCTGTTTTATAAACTGGATGTGGAAATGCCGGGGATCATGAGAGACCTGGAGGCGCGTAAAGAAAAAGCCGCTTGA
- a CDS encoding hydantoinase/oxoprolinase N-terminal domain-containing protein yields the protein MKKILGIDTGGTYTDSVVLEAGTKNLLYKSKTLTTKHNLRHCIETCFEQIPSEFLQDISMVCLSTTLATNAIVENHGCREGLILIGKRPKGMMPTDRYAIVEGLYDIMGRMRRPLNKEEIIRTIEKFRDKVDAIAISGYASIRNPAHEVYVAEMVRERLNIPVVCAHELTSTLGYYERTVTADLNARLIPLVCALMDAVRHVMERLSIDAPLMIVKGDGSLMTDACARSKPIETILSGPAASVMGGIYLSGLEDAFVMDIGGTTTDIANVVRGKLAVRDEGAKVGKWYTHVRAAEVFTAGLGGDSRICMDGNKKIQIGPEKSIPYCMASEKYPELLCELGEIYVSDAYRYFRHHDEEAYVLIRKYRKLAYTKDEEIIIEILRSAPHTLYYLEHHIHVQNLKGIISELLQEGVIGRISLTPTDVLHCSGAYQKWPSRISELATAIAADQMGVSLEEYIRAVHGKITQMLNCDAIQAAMYFDRQGFDIQNDPAADYFINYLHFENRSAVLTASYHLEKPIVAIGASAAAWTKDLSGKMDTEVIIPEHAEVANAVGAAVGKSVEKIEILIRQDSVSGDYIVYSPVNRRCFKTLDDAAGYARRSGNECIERLAESRNFDVSVQEEDMEIEDVTNGSRTFVERVVTVRANFHNCV from the coding sequence ATGAAAAAAATTCTGGGAATTGATACAGGCGGTACATATACGGATTCCGTAGTACTTGAAGCAGGTACAAAAAATTTGCTCTATAAGTCTAAAACGCTGACTACGAAGCATAACCTCAGACACTGTATCGAAACGTGTTTCGAGCAGATTCCTTCAGAGTTTTTGCAGGATATCTCCATGGTCTGCCTGTCCACGACGCTGGCGACCAATGCGATAGTTGAAAACCATGGCTGCAGGGAAGGGTTGATCCTCATCGGAAAAAGACCGAAAGGGATGATGCCCACTGACCGATATGCGATTGTTGAAGGTCTTTACGATATTATGGGAAGAATGAGGCGTCCGCTTAATAAAGAGGAGATTATCAGGACCATTGAAAAGTTTCGTGATAAGGTTGACGCAATTGCCATATCGGGATATGCCAGCATCCGAAATCCTGCACATGAAGTTTATGTAGCAGAGATGGTAAGGGAAAGATTGAATATTCCGGTTGTCTGTGCACATGAATTGACATCTACACTCGGTTACTATGAACGCACGGTCACTGCAGATCTGAATGCGAGGTTGATACCACTTGTATGTGCGTTAATGGATGCTGTCAGGCATGTCATGGAGCGCCTCTCGATAGACGCGCCGCTTATGATCGTAAAAGGCGATGGGAGCCTGATGACAGATGCATGTGCCAGAAGCAAGCCGATCGAAACGATTCTGTCCGGGCCGGCAGCCAGTGTCATGGGAGGCATTTACCTCTCGGGCCTGGAGGATGCGTTTGTGATGGATATCGGAGGGACAACTACAGATATCGCAAATGTCGTTCGCGGAAAGCTGGCGGTCCGGGATGAAGGTGCAAAAGTAGGCAAATGGTATACGCACGTCAGGGCGGCAGAAGTATTTACGGCGGGACTGGGCGGGGACAGCCGGATATGCATGGACGGAAATAAAAAGATTCAGATCGGGCCGGAAAAGTCGATTCCTTACTGCATGGCATCGGAGAAGTATCCGGAACTGCTGTGTGAACTGGGCGAAATCTATGTCAGCGATGCCTATCGTTATTTTCGTCATCACGATGAGGAGGCATATGTACTGATCAGGAAATACAGAAAGCTTGCCTACACAAAGGATGAAGAGATCATCATAGAAATTTTGCGGTCAGCGCCTCACACACTCTATTACCTGGAACATCATATTCATGTACAGAATCTTAAAGGGATTATCTCAGAGCTGCTGCAGGAGGGTGTGATCGGACGTATCTCGCTCACGCCGACGGACGTGCTGCATTGTTCCGGGGCATATCAAAAATGGCCGTCGAGGATTTCTGAACTGGCTACGGCGATAGCGGCGGATCAGATGGGAGTGTCACTGGAGGAGTACATTCGTGCTGTTCATGGGAAAATAACACAGATGCTGAACTGTGATGCGATTCAGGCGGCAATGTACTTTGACCGCCAGGGCTTTGACATACAGAATGATCCTGCGGCGGATTATTTTATCAATTATCTGCATTTCGAGAACAGATCAGCAGTACTTACAGCTTCCTATCACCTGGAAAAACCCATTGTTGCGATAGGAGCCTCGGCAGCTGCGTGGACGAAGGACCTGTCCGGGAAGATGGACACGGAGGTTATCATTCCGGAGCACGCGGAAGTAGCAAATGCTGTAGGGGCGGCAGTCGGAAAATCAGTGGAAAAGATTGAAATCCTGATTCGTCAGGACAGCGTAAGCGGAGATTACATCGTATATTCACCGGTCAACAGGCGCTGTTTTAAGACGCTGGATGATGCAGCCGGGTATGCCAGGAGAAGCGGAAACGAATGCATCGAGAGGCTGGCAGAGAGCAGAAACTTTGATGTCAGTGTTCAGGAAGAAGACATGGAAATTGAGGATGTCACTAATGGCAGCAGGACGTTTGTCGAGCGGGTTGTGACGGTCAGGGCTAATTTCCACAACTGCGTATAA
- a CDS encoding alpha-glycosidase, producing MDLQFYRELENRLNYIHKMKPLLSKEALHSDESEYYQFPSGASAGDRVTVRLRTKKSNADAVYLISGSLRKEMFVAMTKDGFDYYETQVVLGEETMHYYFEIQAGKLTCYYNELGVTKDLNELYSFGIVPGFKTPEWAKGAVMYQIFVDRFYNGDKSNDVLSGEYSYIGEQVLQETEWGKPPQAMDVRTFYGGDLQGVIDKLDYLQELGIEVLYLNPIFVSPSNHKYDIQDYDYVDPHYGKIVSDTGDLLESGDLENTHATRYINRVTGLDNLEASNQLFIKLVEELHRRGMKLILDGVFNHCGSFNKWLDRERIYENDEHYQKGAYVDYNSPYQTFFKFNNEHAWPYNEFYDGWWGHDTLPKLNYERSPMLEAYIMYIAKKWVSPPYNADGWRLDVAADLGHSAEYNHQFWKKFRRAVKDANPDALILAEHYGDAKEWLEGDEWDTVMNYDAFMEPVSWFLTGMEKHSDQFRPDLLGNGESFTMAMKYHMSRFYGPSLHVAMNELDNHDHSRFLTRTNQKVGRVAHLGSAAAEEGVNKAVLREAVVIQMTWPGAPTLYYGDEAGVCGFTDPDNRRTYPWGSEDIELLEFYRQAIAMHKQYPVLRKGSLRQLMYGYNIMAYGRFSPDEQIAVIINNREEETDVEVPVWELGMDCIHDKVMEQVFYTDAEGFRKEKKSYPVVAGILSITMPPRGAVVLYRKE from the coding sequence ATGGATTTACAATTTTATCGTGAGCTGGAGAACCGCCTGAATTATATTCATAAGATGAAACCGCTATTGAGCAAGGAGGCACTGCACAGTGATGAGTCTGAGTATTATCAGTTTCCAAGCGGCGCCTCTGCCGGCGACAGAGTCACCGTACGCCTTCGCACGAAAAAGAGCAATGCGGATGCTGTGTATCTGATCAGCGGTTCACTCCGAAAAGAAATGTTCGTTGCAATGACAAAAGACGGATTCGACTATTACGAAACACAGGTAGTGCTGGGAGAGGAAACCATGCATTACTATTTTGAAATCCAAGCGGGAAAACTGACCTGTTATTATAATGAACTGGGTGTGACAAAAGATTTGAACGAACTGTATTCGTTTGGCATTGTCCCTGGATTTAAGACACCGGAATGGGCAAAAGGTGCGGTGATGTATCAGATCTTTGTCGATCGTTTTTATAACGGAGATAAGTCCAATGATGTTCTGAGCGGAGAATATTCTTACATCGGAGAACAGGTATTACAGGAGACAGAGTGGGGAAAGCCGCCACAGGCCATGGATGTCAGAACGTTTTACGGCGGAGACCTGCAGGGAGTGATCGACAAGCTGGATTATCTTCAGGAACTGGGGATTGAGGTTTTGTATCTGAATCCTATTTTTGTCTCGCCTTCGAATCACAAGTATGATATTCAGGACTATGATTATGTAGATCCTCATTATGGAAAAATCGTATCAGACACTGGTGATTTGCTGGAATCCGGAGACCTGGAGAATACCCATGCCACCAGGTATATCAACCGGGTGACGGGGCTTGATAATCTGGAAGCCAGCAACCAGCTGTTTATCAAACTGGTCGAAGAGTTACATAGGCGCGGGATGAAGCTGATTCTGGACGGTGTGTTCAATCACTGCGGTTCATTTAACAAATGGCTGGACCGTGAACGCATCTATGAAAATGATGAGCATTATCAAAAAGGCGCTTATGTAGACTACAACAGCCCGTATCAGACCTTCTTTAAATTTAACAATGAGCATGCATGGCCGTACAATGAGTTTTATGACGGCTGGTGGGGACACGATACGCTGCCGAAACTGAATTATGAGAGATCCCCCATGCTCGAGGCGTATATTATGTATATCGCTAAAAAATGGGTATCACCGCCTTATAATGCAGATGGCTGGAGACTTGATGTGGCCGCTGACCTGGGACACAGCGCGGAATATAACCATCAGTTCTGGAAGAAATTCCGGAGAGCTGTGAAGGATGCCAATCCGGATGCTCTGATCCTGGCTGAGCACTACGGTGATGCGAAGGAATGGCTGGAGGGCGATGAATGGGATACTGTCATGAACTACGATGCGTTCATGGAGCCGGTATCCTGGTTTCTGACGGGGATGGAAAAACACAGTGACCAGTTCAGGCCTGATCTGCTCGGAAACGGTGAATCTTTTACAATGGCGATGAAATATCATATGTCCCGGTTTTATGGGCCATCGCTGCACGTGGCAATGAATGAGCTGGATAATCATGATCACTCGCGTTTCCTGACCAGAACCAATCAAAAAGTGGGAAGAGTGGCTCACCTTGGTTCAGCCGCGGCAGAAGAAGGTGTTAATAAAGCGGTACTGAGGGAGGCCGTCGTCATACAGATGACGTGGCCGGGGGCTCCGACACTGTATTATGGCGATGAGGCCGGTGTCTGTGGCTTTACAGATCCGGATAACCGCAGGACATATCCGTGGGGATCTGAGGATATAGAATTGCTGGAGTTTTACAGACAGGCGATCGCAATGCACAAGCAGTATCCGGTGCTGCGAAAGGGTTCCCTGCGTCAGCTGATGTATGGATATAATATTATGGCATATGGTCGCTTCTCGCCTGATGAGCAGATTGCAGTCATCATAAATAACCGTGAAGAGGAGACGGATGTGGAAGTACCGGTTTGGGAACTGGGGATGGACTGTATCCATGATAAAGTGATGGAACAGGTCTTTTATACGGATGCGGAAGGTTTCCGCAAGGAAAAGAAATCCTATCCGGTGGTAGCCGGTATTCTGAGTATCACGATGCCTCCGCGCGGAGCTGTTGTACTCTACCGAAAAGAATGA
- a CDS encoding alpha/beta fold hydrolase, whose protein sequence is MTNSILIPTHENWHKETKSVLLPTGIRMAYMECGNPQGKPLVMIHGFSDSSRIWRSVMQEMGDNYHFYAVDLRGFGLSDKPEQRVYTITEHAFDIAAWMERLELGKVLLIGHSMGSIVAQTVAAFYPERVCGLALLSTFCHMHETPEQVREVREFYDGLDIQHTSDDELQKMFVPDPSKLADASFLPGYLSTLRGIRGRGLTAAWFGMSLADNRNFLQFIKAPVLICWGSRDDIFTKEYQDEMLVYLPEAEFEVFEGISHDIPTEVPRRTANAVHTFFATVNHQTIVKGGNDEEKNFK, encoded by the coding sequence ATGACAAACAGTATTTTAATTCCGACACACGAAAACTGGCACAAGGAAACCAAATCAGTTCTGCTGCCGACTGGAATCCGTATGGCGTATATGGAATGCGGAAATCCGCAGGGGAAACCGCTGGTCATGATTCACGGGTTCTCAGATTCCAGCAGGATCTGGCGTTCTGTGATGCAGGAGATGGGGGACAATTACCATTTTTATGCAGTGGACCTGCGGGGGTTCGGATTAAGCGATAAACCGGAACAAAGAGTCTATACCATAACTGAGCATGCTTTTGACATTGCAGCATGGATGGAACGGCTGGAGCTTGGCAAGGTACTGCTGATCGGACATTCCATGGGGTCCATCGTGGCACAGACCGTAGCTGCTTTCTATCCTGAACGGGTATGCGGCCTGGCGCTTCTGTCAACGTTTTGCCATATGCATGAGACACCTGAACAGGTCAGGGAAGTCAGGGAATTCTACGACGGGCTGGATATCCAGCATACATCAGATGATGAACTTCAGAAAATGTTTGTGCCGGATCCCTCAAAGCTTGCCGATGCATCCTTTCTGCCGGGATATCTGTCGACACTGCGGGGAATCAGGGGCAGGGGACTGACTGCCGCATGGTTCGGAATGTCCCTTGCGGACAACCGGAATTTCCTGCAGTTCATCAAAGCGCCGGTTCTGATCTGCTGGGGAAGCCGGGATGACATATTTACGAAAGAGTATCAGGATGAGATGCTTGTGTATCTGCCAGAAGCAGAGTTTGAGGTCTTTGAAGGGATCTCCCACGATATTCCGACGGAGGTGCCGCGGCGTACAGCCAATGCAGTTCACACTTTTTTTGCAACTGTCAATCATCAGACGATCGTCAAAGGAGGAAATGATGAAGAGAAGAATTTTAAATGA
- a CDS encoding flavodoxin family protein, translated as MSENILVLTGSPRRGGNSDTLADAFIRGAEKNKNKITKINLAEKKISGCRACNGCWVSRGNCVVDDDMKELEPLLESADVLVVATPIYWSMVPAQVKAPLDRLYEYDPVHGGKHLHIKEAILLTCGETDDAEDFMMIKTFFNMIADFNGMKVRDIIAVPGVNMKGDINGNDALVQAEKLGLSIGA; from the coding sequence ATGAGTGAAAACATTCTTGTACTGACGGGCAGTCCCAGGAGGGGCGGCAACAGTGATACGCTGGCTGATGCTTTTATCAGGGGGGCAGAAAAAAACAAAAATAAGATAACAAAGATAAATCTTGCAGAAAAGAAGATCAGCGGATGCAGGGCATGCAACGGCTGTTGGGTCAGCAGGGGAAACTGCGTTGTAGACGATGACATGAAGGAACTGGAGCCGCTTCTGGAGAGCGCTGATGTGCTTGTGGTCGCGACGCCGATCTACTGGTCCATGGTTCCTGCGCAGGTGAAGGCTCCGCTTGACCGGCTTTATGAGTATGACCCTGTTCATGGCGGCAAACATTTACATATTAAGGAGGCTATCCTTCTGACATGCGGGGAGACGGATGATGCGGAGGATTTTATGATGATCAAGACGTTTTTCAATATGATCGCTGACTTCAATGGGATGAAGGTACGTGATATCATTGCAGTCCCTGGCGTCAATATGAAGGGGGATATCAACGGAAATGATGCGCTTGTTCAGGCGGAAAAACTGGGGCTTTCTATTGGAGCATAA